From the Candidatus Hydrogenedentota bacterium genome, the window ATCGAGCCAGGGGGTCCGGTCGAGCCGGGGAATCCGCAGTGCCGCCGCCCCCAGCAGCAGTACGGCGAGCAGAACGAGGAATATCCGCTGACTATGTGCCGGGCACCCGCCCTCTTCCTGTGGAGTCCGCTCAAGCGCCCCGCATCCGGCGTTCGGCATGCTGCCTTTCCTCCGCAGTTTCGCAATTATCGGGATGTCATGCGTTCGGAAACACCCCGTCTATTCATTCCTCCGCCGGAGCGTCCGTTTCCCTTTGGCGAGCCGCGCGCCGGATGGCGCGGAAGAATGCCGACAGCATCTCCCCGCACTCCTCCGCGAGCACGCCGCCGGTCACGGCGGGCTGGTGGTTGAAGCGCCGGTCCTCCAGGAGGTTCATCAGGGTGCCGCAGCAGCCCGCCTTGGGGTCGGCCGCGCCGAAATAGACCTCCGGAATGCGGGCGAGGATGATGGCGCCGGAGCACATGGGGCAGGGCTCCAGCGTGACATACATCCGGGTCTCCTCCAGCCGCCACGACCCCAGATGCCCCGCCGCCGCCGTGATGGCCAGCATCTCCGCGTGGGCCGTGGGGTCCTGGAGCAGCTCCCGCTGGTTGTGTCCCCGGCCGATGACCATGCCGCCATGGACAATGACGCAGCCCACGGGCACCTCGCCCTTGCGCAGGGCCTGTTCCGCCTCGCGCATGGCCAGCCGCATGTAGCGTTCGTGTTCGTTTTCGTCCGTCATGGAATTCCCAATCCCCCCGCCCGCCGCCGGATTGCATTATACCCCGGCCCCGTGAAAAAATCATCCTGCGGCCCAGTAGAAATAGAACGCAGCCAGGCGGCGTTCCGTTTTCTGAAGAAGGGCGCGCAAGGGATGCGGCGGACGGTGACCCAACGATGATGGACACGCGCGAAAACGGACTGAGCACCTACCTGGCGGAGATCTCCAAGATCCCGCTGCTGACCCCCGCCGAGGAGGTGCGCCTGGCGCGCGACCTGAAGCGGGGCGGGGAGAGGGAGCACGAGGCGCGGCGGCGGCTCATCATCTCTAACCTCCGCCTGGTCGTCAGCATCGCCAAGAAGTACCTCTACTACGGCCTGCCGCTGCTCGACCTGATCGAGGAGGGCAACCTGGGGCTCATGAAGGCTGTGGACCGCTTTGACCCCGGGCGCGGCTGCAAGTTCTCCACCTACGCCACCTGGTGGATCCGTCAGGCTGTGACCCGCTCCCTGTCCAACCAGGGCCGCACGGTGCGCATTCCCGTGTACATCACGGACAACCTGTCCAAGTACAAGCGGGTGGTGGAGGAGCTTTACCGCAGGACCGGTCGGCAGCCCGAGTTGGAGGAGATCGCCAAGGCCATGGAGTTGAAGGAGGCCGAGGTGCGCCGGCTGCAAACCTTCGCCGAAAGCGTCGCCCCCATGGAGGGCATGGCCTCCCTCGACAGCGAGGGGTTTCACAATCTGCCCGAGGGCACCAGCCCCTCCGCGAACGACCCCGCCATCGAGCAGTGGGTCCGCGACCAGCAGATGGAGGACCTCCTCTCGCAGATCAGTCCCCGCGACGCCACCATCATCCGCTACCGCTACGGGCTGGACGACGGGGCCGTCCACACCCTGGAGGAGACGGGCCGGAAGTTCAAGCTCACCCGCGAGCGCATCCGCCAGATCGAGAAGGACGCCATGAAGCGCCTCCGCGAATACCTGGCGGACAAGAAGAGCGACTACACGCTCCCCTGAAGCGGCACGACACGACGGAGGCCCCCATCCTCCGGGCCGCTTCACCACGGAAGACACCGAGGACACGGAGGGGGGGGATGCTCCGTTTTCCGATACTCCCGCCCCCGTGTTTCCCAGTATTTCCTGTCCCCTCGCTCTCCGTGGCTCCTTGGTGAAGGGCTCTTTCTTCATCCCACCTGTCTGATTTGACCCAGGGCAATCGCACCAAAATGTCCCTCGAGAAACGCCTGCGAGCGGCATGGACGTCCCTTGGTTATGTGATTCTGTCTTTGTTGTCCCAACGGGACATCCGCATATAGCCCAGGCCAGGCCGCCGCCCAAAGGGCCAGGCCTGCCCTGGGTTGCGCGTCCCAAAACACTTCTTGCCCTAAAAGGGCATCCGAAATTTGCGCGCCGGGAAGAAGACAAGGCGGGCGGGACGCCTGCGCTACGAAACCGCGCTCCGCAGTTCTTCTTCGTACCGCAGACGTGGAGCCTGCCTTGTCTTTGGGTATCCACCACAATTTCGGCTGCCCCGTTGGGGCATGGTCCTTCTTTCCCGGCAACCCAGGGCAGGCCTGGCCCTTTGGGCGGCGGCCTGGCCTGGGCTATA encodes:
- a CDS encoding nucleoside deaminase; translation: MTDENEHERYMRLAMREAEQALRKGEVPVGCVIVHGGMVIGRGHNQRELLQDPTAHAEMLAITAAAGHLGSWRLEETRMYVTLEPCPMCSGAIILARIPEVYFGAADPKAGCCGTLMNLLEDRRFNHQPAVTGGVLAEECGEMLSAFFRAIRRAARQRETDAPAEE
- a CDS encoding RNA polymerase sigma factor RpoD/SigA — its product is MMDTRENGLSTYLAEISKIPLLTPAEEVRLARDLKRGGEREHEARRRLIISNLRLVVSIAKKYLYYGLPLLDLIEEGNLGLMKAVDRFDPGRGCKFSTYATWWIRQAVTRSLSNQGRTVRIPVYITDNLSKYKRVVEELYRRTGRQPELEEIAKAMELKEAEVRRLQTFAESVAPMEGMASLDSEGFHNLPEGTSPSANDPAIEQWVRDQQMEDLLSQISPRDATIIRYRYGLDDGAVHTLEETGRKFKLTRERIRQIEKDAMKRLREYLADKKSDYTLP